The Rhodoferax ferrireducens T118 DNA segment TGCCCTCATTGTCCCGCACCGCTTGACTGGCTTGGAACGGGTGCAACTTGCCTGCGGCCATGTCTTGTTGGCGCGCCAGTACTTCCTGCTGCACCGCCTTCGGCACTTTCGAGCCAAAGCCCTCGACCTTGATCATGCCCTCACGCACGCCACCCCAGACGCGACCACTCTTCCAGCTGCCATTGAGCACCGCTTGCGCGCGCTGGGTGTAGTAAGGGCCCCATTGGTGGGTGACGGCGACGATCTGCGCGTCGGGTGCAATTTTTCGCATGTCCGAGTGGTAGCCCACGGCCAGTCTGCCGCGCTCCTGCGCTGCCACCATGACGGCCGATGAACCGGTGTGAAAAGCAATCACATCGACGTTCTGGTTGAACAGCGTCATGGCAGCGTCGCGCTCGCGGCTGGGGTCAAACCAGGTGTTGAGCCACACGACTTTGACCTCTGCCTTCGGGTCCACCGAGCGCATGCCCAAGGTGAAGGCGTTGATGCCTTGCAGCACTTCGGGAATCGCAAAGCCCGCCACGTAGCCGGCCACATGGCTGGTCGTCATGCGCCCGGCGGCAATGCCGGCCAGGTAGCGGCCCTCGTAGTAGCGCGCGTTGGCCACCGCCACGTTGGGCGCGGTCTTGTAGCCGGTGATGGATTCGAACTTGACGTCCGGGAACTCCTGCGCCACCTTCAGCGTGGGCTCCATGTAGCCAAAGCTGGGCGTGAAAATCAGCTTGTGGCCCTTGGCGGCGAGGTCGCGGATCACACGCTCGGCATCCGGCCCTTCGGCCACGTTTTCGACATAGGTAGTTTTGACCCGGGCACCCAAGGCGGCCTCAAGCGCCCGGCGCCCCTCGTCGTGCTGGCGCACCCAGCCGGTGTCCAGCAGCGGGGCCACATACACAAAGCCAATTTTGAGCGGCTCTTGGGCGGCAATCGGCGCAGCAGTCTGCGAAAAAACGGGAGAAATAAAACAGGCGGCCGCGAGCGCGGCGACGAGGTTTTTATACATGGTAGTCCTCTACATGGCTCCGAAACATAAAAACAAG contains these protein-coding regions:
- a CDS encoding BMP family ABC transporter substrate-binding protein is translated as MYKNLVAALAAACFISPVFSQTAAPIAAQEPLKIGFVYVAPLLDTGWVRQHDEGRRALEAALGARVKTTYVENVAEGPDAERVIRDLAAKGHKLIFTPSFGYMEPTLKVAQEFPDVKFESITGYKTAPNVAVANARYYEGRYLAGIAAGRMTTSHVAGYVAGFAIPEVLQGINAFTLGMRSVDPKAEVKVVWLNTWFDPSRERDAAMTLFNQNVDVIAFHTGSSAVMVAAQERGRLAVGYHSDMRKIAPDAQIVAVTHQWGPYYTQRAQAVLNGSWKSGRVWGGVREGMIKVEGFGSKVPKAVQQEVLARQQDMAAGKLHPFQASQAVRDNEGKEVIAKGRTLTDEQILKMNWLVQGVQGKLP